Proteins found in one Oryza glaberrima chromosome 4, OglaRS2, whole genome shotgun sequence genomic segment:
- the LOC127769393 gene encoding 26S proteasome regulatory subunit 6A homolog isoform X2 encodes MPSSAAAAADGGDIEEVDRLKKRIRTLEMEETKLNQHMERVIRGIEANEAYLVGMVLRIMEKGPEDETAEDDCDVGFHLQRKIIFRPIAGVVYPSKLKPGDLIGVDSTSNEHYCGIGGLEKQVTTLSTFPCLRMIEELVEAVVLPIIHKNCFQRLGIHPPKGVLLYGPPGTGKTLVAHAFASQTNATFLKLTGPQLAVKLIGEGARLVRDAFQLAKEKAPCIIFIDEIDAIGSKHFDRPCSGDREVQQTIVELLNQLDGVRSYESIKVIAATNRPEVLDPAFLRSGRLDQKIEFPHPSEQARVRILEIHSRKMDKNPDVNFEELACCTDDFNGAQLKAVCFEASMLAFHRDATEVRHEDFVRAIAQVKDGNY; translated from the exons ATGccttcctccgccgcagccgccgccgacggcggcgacatcgAGGAGGTGGACCGCCTCAAGAAGAGGATCAGGACCCTCGAG ATGGAGGAGACGAAGTTGAACCAGCATATGGAACGCGTCATCCGGGGAATCGAAGCGAACGAGGCGTACCTCGTCGGCATGGTCCTCAGG ATTATGGAAAAGGGCCCAGAGGATGAGACTGCTGAGGATGATTGTGATGTTGGCTTTCATTTGCAGCGAAAA ATTATATTCCGTCCTATTGCTGGGGTAGTGTACCCTAGCAAACTTAAGCCTGGAGATTTAATTGGTGTTGACAGTACATCAAATGAACACTACTGTGGCATTGGTGGTCTCGAAAAACAAGTTACAACTCTTTCTACTTTTCCCTGCTTAAGAATG ATTGAGGAGCTTGTGGAAGCAGTTGTGTTGCCAATAATCCACAAGAACTGCTTCCAGAGGTTGGGAATTCACCCTCCAAAAGGTGTACTTCTGTATGGACCACCTGGAACTGGGAAGACACTCGTTGCCCATGCATTTGCTTCCCAGACAAATGCAACATTTCTTAAGCTAACTGGTCCACAACTTGCCGTG AAGCTTATTGGTGAGGGAGCAAGACTTGTTCGTGATGCCTTTCAGCTTGCTAAAGAGAAAGCCCCATGCATTATTTTCATTGATGAAATTGATGCAATTGGAAGCAAGCACTTTGATAG GCCATGCAGTGGTGATAGGGAAGTGCAACAAACAATTGTGGAGCTTCTTAATCAGTTGGATGGCGTCAGGAGCTATGAGAGTATAAAG GTAATAGCTGCAACTAATCGGCCAGAAGTTCTTGATCCTGCTTTTCTGCGATCTGGCCGTTTAGATCAAAAGATTGAATTCCCTCATCCATCTGAACAGGCTAGAGTTAGAATTCTGGAG ATCCACTCCCGAAAAATGGACAAAAACCCTGATGTAAACTTTGAAGAGTTGGCTTGCTGTACAGATGATTTTAATGGTGCACAGCTAAAGGCTGTATGCTTTGAGGCTAGCATGCTGGCATTTCACCGAGATGCTACAGAG GTTCGGCATGAGGACTTTGTCAGAGCAATTGCGCAAGTAAAAGACGGGAATTACTGA
- the LOC127769393 gene encoding 26S proteasome regulatory subunit 6A homolog isoform X3, whose product MPSSAAAAADGGDIEEVDRLKKRIRTLEMEETKLNQHMERVIRGIEANEAYLVGMVLRIMEKGPEDETAEDDCDVGFHLQRKIIFRPIAGVVYPSKLKPGDLIGVDSTSNEHYCGIGGLEKQVTTLSTFPCLRMIEELVEAVVLPIIHKNCFQRLGIHPPKGVLLYGPPGTGKTLVAHAFASQTNATFLKLTGPQLAVKLIGEGARLVRDAFQLAKEKAPCIIFIDEIDAIGSKHFDSGDREVQQTIVELLNQLDGVRSYESIKVIAATNRPEVLDPAFLRSGRLDQKIEFPHPSEQARVRILEIHSRKMDKNPDVNFEELACCTDDFNGAQLKAVCFEASMLAFHRDATEVRHEDFVRAIAQVKDGNY is encoded by the exons ATGccttcctccgccgcagccgccgccgacggcggcgacatcgAGGAGGTGGACCGCCTCAAGAAGAGGATCAGGACCCTCGAG ATGGAGGAGACGAAGTTGAACCAGCATATGGAACGCGTCATCCGGGGAATCGAAGCGAACGAGGCGTACCTCGTCGGCATGGTCCTCAGG ATTATGGAAAAGGGCCCAGAGGATGAGACTGCTGAGGATGATTGTGATGTTGGCTTTCATTTGCAGCGAAAA ATTATATTCCGTCCTATTGCTGGGGTAGTGTACCCTAGCAAACTTAAGCCTGGAGATTTAATTGGTGTTGACAGTACATCAAATGAACACTACTGTGGCATTGGTGGTCTCGAAAAACAAGTTACAACTCTTTCTACTTTTCCCTGCTTAAGAATG ATTGAGGAGCTTGTGGAAGCAGTTGTGTTGCCAATAATCCACAAGAACTGCTTCCAGAGGTTGGGAATTCACCCTCCAAAAGGTGTACTTCTGTATGGACCACCTGGAACTGGGAAGACACTCGTTGCCCATGCATTTGCTTCCCAGACAAATGCAACATTTCTTAAGCTAACTGGTCCACAACTTGCCGTG AAGCTTATTGGTGAGGGAGCAAGACTTGTTCGTGATGCCTTTCAGCTTGCTAAAGAGAAAGCCCCATGCATTATTTTCATTGATGAAATTGATGCAATTGGAAGCAAGCACTTTGATAG TGGTGATAGGGAAGTGCAACAAACAATTGTGGAGCTTCTTAATCAGTTGGATGGCGTCAGGAGCTATGAGAGTATAAAG GTAATAGCTGCAACTAATCGGCCAGAAGTTCTTGATCCTGCTTTTCTGCGATCTGGCCGTTTAGATCAAAAGATTGAATTCCCTCATCCATCTGAACAGGCTAGAGTTAGAATTCTGGAG ATCCACTCCCGAAAAATGGACAAAAACCCTGATGTAAACTTTGAAGAGTTGGCTTGCTGTACAGATGATTTTAATGGTGCACAGCTAAAGGCTGTATGCTTTGAGGCTAGCATGCTGGCATTTCACCGAGATGCTACAGAG GTTCGGCATGAGGACTTTGTCAGAGCAATTGCGCAAGTAAAAGACGGGAATTACTGA
- the LOC127769391 gene encoding uncharacterized protein LOC127769391, protein MPSSTPPSVQPAPTVQPLPSSTAGQSTRIDLREIKSNIIKRIGPGRAKKYFQHLERFLSSKLNKNEFDKLCLVTLGRENLPLHNHLIRSILHNACRANGPPAIDAPKLAGDVSKSEQILHPVCNNGNVSIQHVKDNRSLTIEQEGAPIIRENGAPNFSDLKRRQQVQNSEHAEPRNKRLHYEKEPLSFLEPSHSNGPSAISYGENSGGENIHRIQGPVRAPLGIQFSPVNFGGIQKSSAIASVPPNDSSVSCYELGELCDTMLLSKRMEKIAEAAGLEGVSVECANLLNNGVDVFLKQLIGSCVQLVGTRSQLGKLSHASLKQQLSRKLINGVSLKNHVHGQGIIIPTGPNSISIQDLKAVSELSPHLLGVNASLLREKINSYD, encoded by the coding sequence ATGCCGTCCTCTACGCCACCATCAGTGCAACCTGCACCAACTGTGCAACCATTACCGTCATCCACGGCAGGACAGAGCACTCGTATTGACCTTCGTGAGATCAAGTCCAACATCATTAAGAGGATTGGGCCAGGGCGAGCAAAGAAATACTTTCAGCATCTAGAGAGGTTCTTATCATCAAAATTGAACAAAAATGAGTTTGATAAGCTCTGTCTTGTGACACTTGGCCGTGAGAACCTCCCATTGCACAATCACCTCATCCGTTCTATTCTCCACAATGCATGCCGTGCAAATGGTCCACCGGCAATTGATGCGCCCAAGTTAGCAGGAGATGTTTCTAAATCAGAACAGATACTTCATCCTGTTTGTAACAATGGTAATGTTTCAATCCAGCATGTCAAAGACAATAGATCATTGACCATTGAGCAGGAGGGAGCGCCTATTATCAGGGAGAATGGTGCTCCAAATTTTAGTGATCTGAAGAGACGGCAACAGGTTCAGAACAGTGAGCATGCTGAGCCACGTAACAAGCGATTACATTATGAAAAGGAGCCACTGAGTTTTCTTGAGCCTTCACACAGCAATGGCCCTTCTGCTATATCTTATGGTGAAAACTCGGGAGGTGAAAATATACACCGTATCCAAGGTCCCGTGCGAGCTCCACTGGGGATTCAATTTTCCCCAGTTAATTTTGGTGGGATTCAGAAATCTTCAGCCATTGCTTCTGTCCCTCCAAATGATAGCTCTGTTAGTTGCTATGAACTTGGTGAGTTATGTGATACTATGCTACTGAGTAAGAGGATGGAAAAAATTGCAGAAGCAGCAGGTTTGGAAGGGGTCTCAGTAGAATGTGCTAATTTGTTGAATAATGGAGTTGATGTTTTCTTAAAGCAGTTGATTGGATCTTGTGTGCAGCTAGTTGGAACAAGATCACAGCTTGGGAAACTAAGCCATGCATCACTGAAGCAGCAGTTGTCACGTAAGCTAATAAATGGCGTATCACTGAAAAATCATGTGCATGGGCAGGGTATTATTATACCTACAGGCCCTAACTCGATCTCAATACAAGACTTAAAGGCAGTGTCAGAGTTAAGTCCACATCTTCTTGGGGTTAATGCATCACTGTTACGTGAGAAGATTAATTCATATGACTGA
- the LOC127769393 gene encoding 26S proteasome regulatory subunit 6A homolog isoform X1, with product MPSSAAAAADGGDIEEVDRLKKRIRTLEMEETKLNQHMERVIRGIEANEAYLVGMVLRIMEKGPEDETAEDDCDVGFHLQRKIIFRPIAGVVYPSKLKPGDLIGVDSTSNEHYCGIGGLEKQVTTLSTFPCLRMIEELVEAVVLPIIHKNCFQRLGIHPPKGVLLYGPPGTGKTLVAHAFASQTNATFLKLTGPQLAVKLIGEGARLVRDAFQLAKEKAPCIIFIDEIDAIGSKHFDSCRPCSGDREVQQTIVELLNQLDGVRSYESIKVIAATNRPEVLDPAFLRSGRLDQKIEFPHPSEQARVRILEIHSRKMDKNPDVNFEELACCTDDFNGAQLKAVCFEASMLAFHRDATEVRHEDFVRAIAQVKDGNY from the exons ATGccttcctccgccgcagccgccgccgacggcggcgacatcgAGGAGGTGGACCGCCTCAAGAAGAGGATCAGGACCCTCGAG ATGGAGGAGACGAAGTTGAACCAGCATATGGAACGCGTCATCCGGGGAATCGAAGCGAACGAGGCGTACCTCGTCGGCATGGTCCTCAGG ATTATGGAAAAGGGCCCAGAGGATGAGACTGCTGAGGATGATTGTGATGTTGGCTTTCATTTGCAGCGAAAA ATTATATTCCGTCCTATTGCTGGGGTAGTGTACCCTAGCAAACTTAAGCCTGGAGATTTAATTGGTGTTGACAGTACATCAAATGAACACTACTGTGGCATTGGTGGTCTCGAAAAACAAGTTACAACTCTTTCTACTTTTCCCTGCTTAAGAATG ATTGAGGAGCTTGTGGAAGCAGTTGTGTTGCCAATAATCCACAAGAACTGCTTCCAGAGGTTGGGAATTCACCCTCCAAAAGGTGTACTTCTGTATGGACCACCTGGAACTGGGAAGACACTCGTTGCCCATGCATTTGCTTCCCAGACAAATGCAACATTTCTTAAGCTAACTGGTCCACAACTTGCCGTG AAGCTTATTGGTGAGGGAGCAAGACTTGTTCGTGATGCCTTTCAGCTTGCTAAAGAGAAAGCCCCATGCATTATTTTCATTGATGAAATTGATGCAATTGGAAGCAAGCACTTTGATAG TTGCAGGCCATGCAGTGGTGATAGGGAAGTGCAACAAACAATTGTGGAGCTTCTTAATCAGTTGGATGGCGTCAGGAGCTATGAGAGTATAAAG GTAATAGCTGCAACTAATCGGCCAGAAGTTCTTGATCCTGCTTTTCTGCGATCTGGCCGTTTAGATCAAAAGATTGAATTCCCTCATCCATCTGAACAGGCTAGAGTTAGAATTCTGGAG ATCCACTCCCGAAAAATGGACAAAAACCCTGATGTAAACTTTGAAGAGTTGGCTTGCTGTACAGATGATTTTAATGGTGCACAGCTAAAGGCTGTATGCTTTGAGGCTAGCATGCTGGCATTTCACCGAGATGCTACAGAG GTTCGGCATGAGGACTTTGTCAGAGCAATTGCGCAAGTAAAAGACGGGAATTACTGA
- the LOC127770152 gene encoding uncharacterized protein LOC127770152 gives MAATGEYGSSVRMMVSYGGEIVQGDHGPDGKAAAPCYAGGVHRIVKVGLSERLAELRQRMAALAGCRDVCIRYALPGEGLGRLRDVANDGDLWGLVSLLFCHDASKTGRVRVFLFAVEAPLLRSASAPSSLPALVEEDAMTAASGGACAAAPLGLPRSASSPSLATSGTGTAVRMKVSYGGEIIQQQRGGSAAASCYYAGGVHRIVRVGLSERLASLRTRLAALAGFSGSDDVRIRYALPGEEGLHLRDVASDGDLWSLVSLLFFHEAVMATSSKPKQGRIRVFLFAAHDALATSTSPTAAPLRRSASTPFLPTLVEEDEDDGDTETAAATQTSPSRVTATVGMRRSASSPALAMAMATTSSSSDAAAAASTSSGATSGSSGDSDTPAMTSSSTAVAAVQFGPVVLVPVMVVFPVIPVYPIGVVDYRGVLLVA, from the coding sequence ATGGCTGCCACCGGCGAGTACGGCTCCTCGGTGAGGATGATGGTCAGCTACGGCGGCGAGATCGTCCAGGGCGACCACGGGCCagacggcaaggcggcggcacCGTGCTACGCCGGGGGTGTCCACCGCATCGTCAAGGTCGGCCTATCCGAGCGGCTGGCCGAACTCCGACAGAGGATGGCGGCGCTCGCCGGCTGCCGTGACGTGTGCATTCGCTACGCGCTACCCGGAGAGGgcctcggccgcctccgcgACGTGGCGAACGACGGCGACCTGTGGGGCCTCGTGTCGCTGCTGTTCTGCCACGACGCGTCCAAGACCGGCCGCGTCCGGGTCTTCCTGTTCGCCGTCGAGGCGCCGCTGCTCCGGagcgcgtcggcgccgtcgtcgttaCCGGCGCTGGTGGAGGAGGACGCCATGACGGCGGCGTCTGGTGGTGCCTGTGCTGCTGCTCCACTGGGGTTGCCACGCAGCGCGTCTTCACCGTCGCTGGCGACGTCGGGCACGGGCACTGCCGTGAGGATGAAGGTGAGCTACGGCGGGGAGATCATccagcagcagcgcggcggatcagcggcggcgtcgtgctACTACGCCGGGGGAGTTCACCGGATCGTCAGGGTCGGCCTTTCGGAGCGCCTCGCCAGCCTCCGGACGCGGCTGGCGGCGCTCGCCGGCTTCTCCGGCTCCGACGACGTCCGCATCCGGTACGCGCTCCCGGGAGAGGagggcctccacctccgcgacgTGGCGAGCGACGGAGACCTGTGGAGCCTCGTGTCGCTGCTCTTCTTCCACGAGGCGGTGATGGCCACCTCCAGCAAGCCCAAGCAAGGCCGCATCCGCGTGTTCCTCTTCGCCGCCCACGACGCCCTGGCGACGTCGACGTCGCCCACCGCGGCGCCGCTCAGGAGGAGCGCATCCACGCCGTTCTTGCCGACATTggtggaggaagacgaggacgacggcgacacgGAAACGGCGGCTGCAACTCAGACCAGCCCTAGCCGTGTCACCGCCACCGTCGGCATGCGGCGGagcgcctcgtcgccggcgctggcgatggcgatggcgacgacgtcATCGAGctcggacgcggcggcggctgcctcgACGTCCAGTGGTGCAACCTCCGGTTCATCAGGAGACAGCGACAcaccggcgatgacgtcatcttccacggcggtggcggcggtgcagtTCGGTCCGGTGGTGCTTGTGCCGGTGATGGTGGTGTTCCCGGTGATCCCCGTGTACCCGATTGGCGTGGTGGATTATCGTGGCGTGCTCCTCGTGGCGTAG